One Methanobrevibacter sp. DNA segment encodes these proteins:
- a CDS encoding ABC transporter ATP-binding protein, with translation MISEFFQKRFGLTKDGSDNLIRGIVYTMLVDISFMFPVGLYALLIYMWIEPLTGGEIIEPNLGMFILLILIVLGIIFAFAWKQYHFVFNTTYVESENRRVNLGENLRKLPLSFFENRDLADLTSTIMNDCTDLEHVFSHAVPQLLGSILSLCLVSIGMFVFDWRLAIALLWVVPVAFVILYVSKGLIYKGGDLVMKDLLNCGDAMQECIESIRDLKSYNYEDEYYGKISGLTSIIEKSRLKSELMSAAGVITGKVVLNLGIVSVILLGSYLILNSQVSIFTLLIFLIASATVYSPLENGLMFLAEILMMDNKIARAQEIESLVVEGGLTDYELDGYDVEFRNVNFNYDDLKDVLTDISFTAHQGEVTALVGPSGGGKSTVSKLAARFWDPVSGEVCLGGQDLSKLDSEKLLENFSIVFQDVILFNNTILENIRVGRKDATDEEVIQAAKLAECDEFVAKLPDGYNTVIGENGELLSGGQRQRISIARALLKDANVILLDEATSFLDVENESKIQKALSELIKNKTVIIIAHRMRTIANADKIVVLDDGRIAEQGSPDELIANDGLFKRMVDLQNLSGEWKI, from the coding sequence ATGATATCTGAATTTTTCCAGAAAAGATTCGGACTTACAAAAGACGGATCAGATAACTTAATCAGGGGAATTGTTTACACAATGCTTGTTGACATCTCATTCATGTTTCCTGTAGGATTATATGCCCTTTTAATCTATATGTGGATTGAACCATTGACAGGCGGCGAGATAATCGAACCGAATCTTGGAATGTTTATTCTATTGATATTGATTGTTTTAGGAATAATTTTTGCATTTGCATGGAAACAGTATCATTTCGTTTTCAACACCACCTATGTTGAAAGTGAAAACAGAAGAGTCAATCTTGGTGAAAACTTGAGAAAACTGCCTCTGTCCTTTTTTGAAAACAGGGATCTTGCAGATTTGACATCAACAATAATGAATGACTGCACTGATTTGGAGCATGTCTTCTCACATGCTGTTCCGCAGTTGCTTGGTTCCATTCTTTCACTTTGTCTTGTTTCAATAGGTATGTTTGTATTTGACTGGAGATTGGCCATAGCGCTCCTGTGGGTAGTTCCCGTGGCATTTGTCATATTGTATGTCTCAAAAGGACTCATCTATAAAGGTGGAGATTTGGTGATGAAGGATTTGCTCAACTGTGGAGATGCCATGCAGGAATGCATTGAATCCATAAGGGACTTGAAATCCTATAACTACGAAGATGAATATTACGGCAAAATAAGCGGTCTTACATCCATAATCGAAAAGTCAAGACTTAAATCAGAACTCATGTCTGCTGCAGGTGTCATCACAGGCAAAGTTGTTTTAAACCTCGGAATAGTTTCAGTAATTCTTTTAGGTTCCTACCTGATTTTAAACTCACAGGTATCTATTTTCACACTGTTAATCTTCCTTATAGCTTCTGCAACCGTTTATTCACCTCTTGAAAACGGTTTGATGTTTTTAGCTGAAATATTGATGATGGACAATAAGATTGCAAGGGCCCAGGAAATTGAAAGCCTTGTAGTTGAAGGAGGATTAACAGATTATGAACTGGACGGATATGATGTTGAATTCAGAAATGTCAATTTCAATTACGATGATTTAAAGGACGTGCTGACTGATATCTCATTTACTGCACATCAAGGTGAAGTGACTGCTCTTGTCGGACCGTCCGGAGGAGGTAAATCAACAGTTTCAAAACTTGCTGCAAGATTTTGGGATCCCGTTTCAGGTGAGGTCTGCCTTGGAGGTCAGGATTTATCCAAGCTGGACTCAGAAAAACTTCTGGAAAACTTTTCCATAGTGTTCCAGGACGTAATTCTGTTTAACAACACAATTCTGGAAAACATTCGTGTCGGAAGAAAGGATGCAACTGATGAAGAGGTTATTCAGGCCGCTAAACTTGCGGAATGTGATGAATTTGTAGCGAAACTTCCTGACGGATACAATACTGTAATCGGTGAAAACGGAGAGCTTTTATCAGGAGGTCAAAGACAGAGAATATCAATTGCAAGGGCACTTCTAAAGGATGCCAATGTAATTCTATTGGACGAGGCCACATCATTTTTGGATGTTGAAAACGAATCAAAAATCCAAAAGGCACTCTCTGAGCTAATTAAAAACAAAACAGTAATCATCATCGCACACAGAATGCGTACAATCGCCAATGCCGACAAGATTGTTGTTTTGGATGATGGAAGAATTGCAGAGCAGGGTTCACCTGACGAACTGATAGCAAATGACGGGCTGTTTAAAAGAATGGTCGATTTGCAAAACTTAAGCGGAGAATGGAAAATATAA